From a region of the Zingiber officinale cultivar Zhangliang chromosome 4B, Zo_v1.1, whole genome shotgun sequence genome:
- the LOC121978779 gene encoding glycine-rich cell wall structural protein 1-like — protein sequence MVSVARQGSEEVESREFEELEASSSVATMGRGTGGKFNGGNNGLGGKLIGGKRGFGGRGTGGKFNGGNNGLGGKLIGGKRGFGGRGTGGKFNGGNNGFGGKLIGGEIGFRGKLIGGNNGLSGIGDGGAPLVLGGDGISDGMIGGKFIGGNNELGGVEAPPALGGGNGVSDGMIGGKLIGGSSELGDDGGVSDGIIGGKFNGGNSELGGVEAPLAVGGDGGVSDGIIGGKLNGGNSELGGVGAPLALGDGGGVIDGIIGGKLNGGNSELGGDDGDDDGIIGGKLNGGNIGLGEIGPPSIPEGDGGVNDGIIGGKLNGGNNELDGGEGANDGGDGVNDGMMGGKLNGGRSELGRGEASPVLGGDGGVNDGMMGGKLNGGNKGEVPSVLGDDGGVSDGIMGGKLNGGGNNELDGDGGVNDGIIGGKLSGGNSELGGSNGVSGGIIGGKLNGGNNELGGIGPPSDVGGGGVRDGIIGGKLNGGNNEPAGGSDGVSGGIIGGKLNGGNNEPAGGSDGAGGGIIGGKLNGGNNEPAGGSDGVGGGIIGGKLNGGNNEPAGGSDGVGGGIIGGTLNGGNNELGGIGGPSALGDDGGGGKLNGGAPSVLGDDGGDRNGIGGRSEDFGRGRKAVKRLAA from the exons ATGGTGAGCGTCGCCCGCCAGGGATCCGAGGAAGTGGAAAGCCGGGAATTTGAGGAACTGGAGGCAAGTTCCTCGGTGGCAACAATGG GCAGAGGAACGGGAGGCAAGTTCAACGGCGGCAACAATGGATTGGGAGGCAAGTTGATTGGTGGTAAAAGGGGATTTGGAGGCAGAGGAACGGGAGGCAAGTTCAACGGCGGCAACAATGGATTGGGAGGCAAGTTGATTGGTGGTAAAAGGGGATTTGGAGGCAGAGGAACGGGAGGCAAATTCAACGGCGGCAATAATGGATTCGGAGGCAAGTTGATTGGTGGTGAAATTGGATTTAGAGGTAAGTTGATCGGCGGCAACAATGGGCTCAGCGGTATTGGCGACGGCGGAGCTCCGCTGGTGCTAGGCGGTGATGGTATTAGTGATGGAATGATTGGAGGCAAGTTTATCGGTGGCAACAACGAGCTAGGTGGAGTTGAAGCTCCTCCTGCACTAGGCGGTGGCAATGGTGTTAGTGACGGAATGATCGGAGGTAAGTTGATTGGTGGTAGCAGTGAGCTAGGCGATGATGGTGGTGTCAGTGATGGGATAATTGGAG GCAAGTTCAACGGCGGCAACAGTGAGCTAGGTGGTGTTGAAGCTCCACTAGCGGTAGGCGGTGATGGTGGCGTTAGTGATGGAATAATTGGAGGCAAGTTGAACGGCGGCAATAGTGAACTAGGCGGCGTCGGAGCTCCACTGGCACTAGGCGATGGTGGTGGTGTTATTGATGGAATAATTGGAGGCAAGTTGAACGGTGGCAATAGTGAACTAGGCGGTGATGATGGCGACGACGATGGAATAATTGGAGGCAAGTTGAACGGTGGCAATATTGGGCTAGGCGAGATCGGACCTCCTTCAATACCAGAAGGAGATGGTGGCGTTAACGATGGAATAATTGGAGGCAAATTGAATGGCGGCAACAATGAGCTAGATGGTGGTGAAGGTGCTAACGATGGTGGTGATGGTGTTAACGATGGAATGATGGGAGGTAAATTAAACGGAGGTAGGAGTGAGCTAGGCAGGGGCGAAGCTTCTCCGGTGCTAGGAGGTGATGGTGGTGTTAATGATGGAATGATGGGAGGCAAATTGAACGGTGGCAACAAAGGCGAAGTTCCTTCAGTGTTAGGAGATGATGGCGGCGTTAGTGACGGAATTATGGGAGGCAAGTTAAATGGCGGCGGCAACAATGAGCTAGATGGTGATGGTGGCGTTAATGATGGAATAATCGGAGGCAAGTTGAGTGGCGGCAACAGTGAACTAGGCGGTAGCAATGGCGTAAGCGGTGGAATAATCGGAGGTAAGTTGAATGGCGGCAACAATGAGCTTGGTGGGATCGGACCTCCTTCAGATGTCGGTGGAGGCGGCGTTAGAGATGGAATAATCGGAGGCAAGTTGAACGGCGGCAACAATGAACCTGCAGGTGGCAGTGATGGTGTCAGCGGTGGAATAATCGGAGGCAAATTGAACGGCGGCAACAATGAACCCGCAGGCGGAAGTGATGGTGCCGGCGGTGGAATAATCGGAGGCAAGTTGAACGGCGGCAACAATGAACCCGCAGGCGGAAGTGATGGTGTCGGCGGTGGAATAATCGGAGGCAAGTTAAACGGCGGCAACAATGAACCCGCAGGCGGAAGTGATGGTGTCGGCGGTGGAATAATCGGAGGCACGTTGAACGGCGGCAACAATGAGCTTGGCGGGATCGGAGGTCCTTCAGCATTAGGCGATGACGGTGGCGGAGGTAAGTTGAACGGGGGAGCTCCTTCAGTGCTAGGCGATGACGGCGGCGACAGAAACGGAATTGGAGGCAGAAGCGAAGACTTTGGCAGAGGAAGGAAGGCGGTCAAGCGTCTGGCGGCATGA